One window from the genome of Bdellovibrio sp. NC01 encodes:
- a CDS encoding ATP-binding protein: MNSQVKVAITGGPSGGKTTLIETLKKELGAKCAVVPEAASILYRGGFPRFKEAQGIVHAQRAIFFTQHELEDMICKMSGKNLIVCDRGTMDSLAYWPDADHDFFSQVDSTRDKEFSRYDWVIHLDTAGNDFYDTSNPIRTENFEEAWALNTKIKEAWEGHPRRLVITHSADFLSKITTSLAVIRAILAHKNADEITKELL, from the coding sequence ATGAATTCACAAGTTAAAGTAGCGATCACAGGTGGGCCTTCCGGGGGCAAAACCACACTCATTGAAACACTTAAAAAAGAGCTTGGCGCAAAATGCGCAGTCGTTCCTGAAGCTGCCAGTATTTTATATCGCGGTGGTTTTCCACGCTTCAAAGAAGCCCAAGGAATTGTGCACGCGCAACGTGCGATCTTCTTCACACAACATGAACTTGAAGACATGATCTGCAAAATGAGCGGCAAAAACTTGATCGTCTGCGATCGCGGTACGATGGACAGCTTGGCCTATTGGCCCGATGCGGATCATGATTTCTTTTCGCAAGTGGACAGCACTCGCGATAAAGAGTTTTCTCGTTATGACTGGGTTATTCATTTAGATACTGCTGGTAACGATTTTTACGATACTTCAAATCCGATCCGTACTGAAAACTTCGAAGAAGCTTGGGCTTTGAATACAAAAATCAAAGAAGCTTGGGAAGGTCATCCGCGCCGTCTGGTGATCACTCACAGCGCTGACTTCTTATCAAAGATCACGACATCATTGGCTGTGATCCGCGCTATCCTTGCACATAAAAATGCTGACGAAATTACTAAGGAGCTCCTTTAA
- a CDS encoding helical backbone metal receptor — translation MRVVSMVPSWTETLLKAGVNVVGRTRYCIHPPKLITNIPIVGGTKDVSWDLVADLKPDLVLLDQEENPLEMAEECPVPYFDTHVNSLESLQKELVRLGEKFENPVLMELAVQCLDILEAPMAKWDSKKIPGFQEWVKPASSSEKEVIYLIWKKPWMAASKDTYIGSVLKKLGAKMVDYPEGEKYPVLEIEDNPDALYLFSSEPYPFAKKIADLKALGVEGAIVNGESYSWFGVRSIEFLSEYLQIKKG, via the coding sequence ATGCGAGTTGTGAGTATGGTGCCGTCTTGGACGGAAACCCTTTTGAAAGCAGGCGTCAATGTTGTTGGCCGCACACGTTATTGCATTCATCCTCCGAAGTTGATCACCAACATTCCTATCGTTGGTGGAACGAAAGATGTTTCCTGGGATTTGGTCGCTGATTTGAAACCTGATTTGGTGCTTTTGGATCAAGAAGAAAATCCGCTGGAGATGGCAGAGGAATGTCCCGTTCCTTACTTTGATACTCACGTTAATTCTTTAGAGTCTTTGCAGAAAGAACTCGTGCGCTTGGGTGAAAAATTTGAAAACCCTGTGCTGATGGAATTAGCAGTTCAGTGCTTGGATATTCTTGAAGCACCCATGGCAAAGTGGGATTCAAAGAAAATCCCTGGCTTCCAAGAATGGGTGAAACCGGCTAGCTCTTCTGAAAAAGAAGTCATTTATCTGATTTGGAAAAAACCGTGGATGGCGGCAAGTAAAGACACTTACATCGGCTCGGTTTTAAAAAAACTGGGTGCTAAGATGGTTGATTATCCTGAAGGGGAGAAGTATCCCGTTTTGGAAATAGAAGACAATCCCGATGCGTTGTATTTGTTTTCTTCAGAACCCTATCCGTTTGCTAAAAAAATCGCCGATTTAAAAGCGCTAGGTGTTGAAGGTGCGATTGTGAACGGTGAATCTTATTCGTGGTTTGGTGTTCGCAGCATTGAATTCTTAAGTGAATATCTACAAATTAAAAAAGGCTAG
- a CDS encoding phosphatidylserine/phosphatidylglycerophosphate/cardiolipin synthase family protein codes for MDSWSRVDIFHSGDDYFNSVIADIRQAKKSIFIEGYIFAIDNLTKNILNELGFARSRGCSVKLVVDGFGSYNYIPELSKICNQYGIELRVFHPMPYFKSITSRWPKWSDIKIAAFLSRMNRRNHRKIILIDEKAAYLGSLNFIQVHCAKYVGPLAWRDTGVRVEGPAVKTLVIATQITYLRTIYRGILTWVGRWRVPNSTFSSALQLNTTQKMRRALYRDLLRLLSHANQRIYITTAYFLPKRSLLKALIRASERGVDVKLVLPGKSDVPLVKWAAFNLVRFLLHSRMPIYEYQKTILHAKTMIVDDQVYIGSFNLNHRSLLHDLEVIARFKDPESLRNMVAQWEQDIAHSRSVKEVDFNSSWFSRWFYKIAFRLRYML; via the coding sequence ATGGATTCATGGAGCCGAGTCGACATATTTCATTCAGGTGATGATTACTTCAACAGTGTCATTGCTGATATTCGACAAGCAAAAAAGAGCATCTTCATCGAAGGCTATATCTTCGCTATCGACAATCTCACAAAAAATATCCTCAACGAGCTTGGCTTCGCACGCAGCCGCGGTTGCAGCGTGAAACTTGTTGTCGATGGCTTCGGTTCTTATAATTACATCCCCGAGCTTTCAAAAATTTGTAACCAATATGGCATTGAGCTTAGAGTTTTTCATCCAATGCCCTACTTCAAAAGCATCACAAGTCGTTGGCCAAAATGGAGCGACATCAAAATCGCTGCTTTCTTAAGCCGCATGAATCGTCGCAATCATCGCAAGATTATTTTGATCGATGAAAAAGCCGCGTACCTGGGAAGTCTTAACTTCATTCAAGTTCACTGCGCAAAATATGTGGGCCCACTGGCGTGGCGTGATACCGGAGTCAGAGTCGAAGGTCCCGCTGTCAAAACATTGGTGATCGCCACACAGATCACTTACTTGCGGACGATTTATCGTGGGATTCTTACCTGGGTCGGTCGCTGGAGAGTACCGAACTCAACATTTTCAAGCGCTTTACAGTTGAACACCACACAGAAAATGCGTCGCGCTTTGTATCGCGATTTACTGCGTTTACTTTCCCACGCAAACCAACGCATTTACATTACAACGGCTTACTTCCTGCCAAAACGAAGTTTATTGAAAGCATTGATCAGGGCTAGCGAACGCGGCGTCGACGTGAAACTGGTTCTGCCTGGTAAATCAGACGTTCCACTAGTTAAATGGGCGGCCTTTAATCTAGTGCGCTTTCTTTTACACAGTCGCATGCCGATCTATGAATACCAAAAGACAATTCTGCATGCGAAAACCATGATTGTTGATGACCAAGTCTATATCGGCTCATTCAATTTAAATCATCGCAGCCTGCTCCACGACCTCGAGGTCATCGCACGTTTTAAAGACCCTGAAAGCTTGCGTAATATGGTCGCACAATGGGAACAAGATATTGCCCACTCTCGCTCTGTCAAAGAGGTGGATTTTAACTCTTCATGGTTCAGCCGTTGGTTTTATAAAATCGCATTTCGCCTTCGATACATGTTGTAA
- a CDS encoding SOS response-associated peptidase, which yields MCATYAAASLNTIQKYFKVKLPAIIREVEPVLHPHSSAPVIIAPQGEMQVEYMNFSLIPSWSTERKPKFATYNARIEEVLTKPSWKEPFATRHCIVVMDQFFEFAAMGLFEGHKIGISAKDTTSLFAAGIWDQWFDKQTGHFVRSFAILTTEPTPQILEAGHDRSPIFLDPDDCTEWIMGRESRTEWLEFLKHARLFQDLSFEQGERMKSYTGQMKLFEEN from the coding sequence ATGTGCGCAACTTATGCGGCGGCAAGCCTCAACACTATTCAAAAGTATTTTAAGGTTAAATTGCCGGCCATCATCCGCGAGGTTGAGCCCGTCTTGCATCCGCATTCATCTGCTCCAGTGATCATCGCTCCTCAAGGAGAGATGCAAGTGGAGTATATGAATTTCTCGTTGATCCCGTCGTGGTCTACGGAAAGAAAACCAAAGTTTGCAACCTACAACGCGCGCATTGAGGAAGTGTTAACAAAGCCATCTTGGAAAGAGCCCTTTGCGACTCGGCATTGTATTGTTGTGATGGATCAGTTTTTCGAATTTGCTGCCATGGGATTATTTGAAGGGCACAAAATAGGAATCTCTGCGAAAGACACAACGTCGCTTTTTGCCGCGGGCATTTGGGATCAATGGTTTGATAAGCAGACGGGGCATTTCGTGCGGTCATTTGCTATCTTAACGACAGAACCAACGCCGCAAATTCTTGAAGCAGGTCATGACCGTTCGCCGATTTTCCTAGATCCAGATGATTGCACAGAATGGATTATGGGCAGAGAGTCCCGCACCGAGTGGCTTGAATTTCTGAAACACGCGCGCCTTTTTCAAGATCTTTCCTTTGAACAAGGCGAGCGAATGAAATCATACACAGGCCAAATGAAGCTGTTCGAAGAAAATTAA
- a CDS encoding cupin domain-containing protein, with the protein MLGKNFSKADEVREFPMGKLELIKFGDKTVAKATLQPGWVWSKSVKDIAQTESCEVAHFQYHASGTLHVKMDNGKELEFKPGEVSMIPPGHDAWVVGNEPVVLIDFQGMVDYAKPAQHTH; encoded by the coding sequence ATGTTAGGCAAAAACTTTAGCAAAGCTGATGAAGTTCGCGAATTCCCAATGGGCAAATTGGAACTTATCAAATTCGGCGACAAAACTGTTGCGAAAGCAACTTTACAACCGGGTTGGGTTTGGTCGAAATCAGTCAAAGACATCGCACAAACTGAAAGCTGCGAAGTTGCGCACTTCCAATATCATGCTTCAGGAACTTTGCATGTTAAAATGGATAACGGCAAAGAGCTTGAATTCAAACCAGGAGAAGTCTCTATGATTCCTCCAGGCCATGATGCATGGGTCGTTGGTAATGAACCCGTCGTACTGATCGACTTCCAAGGAATGGTCGATTACGCGAAACCAGCACAACATACACATTAA
- a CDS encoding MBL fold metallo-hydrolase: MSVKAGEAWSYQKYKFHGLSLSGIRTAIAMPELSLSFDVAQGFPYLLNLKHFFITHGHLDHAAGIPYIISQKAMTSQEAAKFYMPKSLVEPMDQIMKIWEKIEGHQYKYEFIAVEADQEFQLNPQCYVKAFPTTHRVESFGYTVFETHKKLKAELQGLTQEQIIELRRKGEDVNEILHVPAVSFTGDTQIEFLDSRDWVRKSKVLLLESTYIDDRKTIESARQWGHTHIEEIIPRLKDIESEKIVLIHVSSRYTDYDIQKMIDDKIPKEFQDRVVFFPGR; encoded by the coding sequence ATGTCAGTGAAAGCCGGCGAAGCTTGGAGTTATCAAAAATACAAGTTTCACGGTCTTTCACTTTCGGGCATCCGCACAGCCATCGCGATGCCGGAGCTGTCACTCAGCTTCGATGTCGCCCAAGGCTTCCCGTATCTTTTGAACCTAAAACATTTCTTTATCACTCACGGTCACCTAGACCATGCTGCCGGCATTCCCTATATCATTTCGCAAAAGGCAATGACCAGCCAAGAGGCCGCGAAGTTTTATATGCCAAAGTCTTTGGTGGAACCGATGGATCAGATCATGAAGATTTGGGAAAAGATCGAAGGTCATCAATACAAGTACGAGTTCATCGCAGTTGAAGCCGATCAAGAATTTCAGCTCAATCCGCAATGCTACGTGAAAGCCTTTCCCACCACTCACCGCGTGGAATCGTTCGGTTACACTGTCTTTGAAACCCACAAAAAACTTAAAGCAGAACTTCAAGGACTCACACAAGAGCAGATTATAGAGCTTCGCCGCAAGGGTGAGGATGTTAATGAGATACTTCATGTTCCAGCCGTAAGCTTCACGGGTGACACTCAAATCGAATTCCTTGATTCTCGTGACTGGGTTCGCAAATCAAAAGTACTTCTACTGGAATCAACTTACATCGATGATCGCAAGACCATCGAGTCCGCACGCCAATGGGGGCACACCCATATCGAAGAGATCATCCCAAGATTGAAAGATATCGAAAGTGAAAAGATCGTCTTGATCCACGTTTCAAGTCGTTACACCGACTACGACATCCAAAAAATGATCGACGATAAAATCCCCAAAGAATTCCAAGACCGCGTGGTCTTCTTCCCCGGCCGCTAA